From a region of the Desulfuromonas sp. KJ2020 genome:
- a CDS encoding efflux RND transporter permease subunit, protein MTAKKKLSLPTRIVDKFLDGNLSVILILLSVIAGIAALMLTPREEEPQIVVPLADVYVHMPGASAEEVEKQVSTRLEKLLLQVDGVEYVYSMSRPDLAIVTVRFYVGEDRIDSLVKLHNKIITHIDIVPPGVSGWVIKPVEVDDVPIVNLTLYAETFSDHDLRRVAEEVVDRLQSVKNTSVTSVIGGRSRQVQVAVDAGALAARGLDLLDLKRALQAANLDLPAGSFQQNNEEILVRGGTFLNSAAEMEDLVIGVQNGKPVFLWDVAAVNDGTEEVKSYTRLRFGPAEPGADRGTEYQAVHIAVSKQKGTNAVRVAEEVIETVESMRGEIIPAEIQVRVTRNYGETANHKVNELIKHLVIAIVTVLALILFALGWREALIVAVSIPIIYSLTLLVNYWFGYTINRVTLFALVLALGLLVDDPIVDVENIYRHFKMKKEPPRDAVLTAVDEVRPPVILATLAVIVSFLPMLFITGMMGPYMRPMAVNVPLTMVMSLLVAFTVTPWMTYHVLKGEYGKQEKEYVLEESRIYRVYRRLMLPFLESRGRAWLLVGLVVLLFLGSVAMPAFNLVPLKMLPFDNKNEFQLVVDLPEGATLEETDRAVRALEDYLVTVNEVTDFQSYVGTASAMDFNGMVRHYYLRQAPNLADIRVNLAHKERRAQQSHAITLRLRDDLTRIAAAHGALLKLVEVPPGPPVISTLAAEVYAEPGLSYAEQIAAARLVKERMATEDKVVDVDDSVEAPQRRFQFVPDRTRASLSGVSDAQIAQTLALALAGEKVGAVHLPSERHPLHIMLRLPLDERSSLAALEGLQIRTPSGKMVRLSELGHFEEEVLEPTIYHKNLERVVYVFGEMAGKSPVNAILNLSSHFKENPLPEGARVVWGGEGEWKITVDAFRDLGIAFGAALILIFILLLIETGSYVLPLIIMGAIPLTMIGIMPGFWLLNLIMDRPVGGYDNPVFFTATAMIGMIALAGIVVRNSIILIDFIHHALKRGVSLKEAIIESGAVRLRPILLTAGAALLGNWIITLDPIFSGLAWSIIFGVFASTAFTLVVIPVVYWLVYGKNAEQHERRYRS, encoded by the coding sequence ATGACGGCGAAGAAGAAGCTCTCCCTGCCGACCCGGATTGTCGACAAGTTTCTGGATGGCAACCTGTCAGTCATTCTTATCCTGCTGTCCGTCATCGCCGGTATCGCCGCCCTCATGCTCACCCCCCGGGAGGAAGAGCCGCAGATCGTGGTGCCTTTGGCCGATGTCTACGTGCACATGCCGGGCGCCAGCGCCGAAGAAGTGGAAAAACAGGTGTCCACCCGCCTGGAGAAGCTGCTGCTGCAGGTCGACGGGGTCGAGTACGTCTATTCCATGTCCCGGCCGGATCTGGCGATTGTCACCGTGCGGTTCTATGTCGGCGAGGATCGTATCGACTCGCTGGTCAAGCTGCACAACAAGATCATCACCCACATCGATATCGTGCCGCCGGGGGTCAGCGGCTGGGTCATCAAACCGGTGGAGGTGGATGATGTCCCCATCGTCAACCTGACCCTTTATGCGGAGACCTTCTCCGACCACGATCTGCGCCGCGTCGCTGAAGAAGTGGTGGACCGTCTGCAGTCGGTTAAGAACACCTCGGTGACCTCGGTGATCGGCGGGCGCTCCCGGCAGGTGCAGGTCGCGGTGGATGCGGGCGCCCTGGCCGCACGGGGTCTCGATCTGCTGGATCTGAAAAGAGCTCTGCAAGCTGCCAACCTCGATCTGCCAGCGGGCTCCTTTCAACAAAATAACGAGGAAATCCTCGTGCGCGGCGGCACGTTCCTGAACTCCGCCGCCGAGATGGAAGATCTCGTTATCGGCGTCCAGAACGGCAAACCGGTCTTTCTGTGGGATGTAGCCGCTGTGAATGATGGCACGGAGGAAGTCAAAAGCTATACCCGTCTGCGCTTTGGCCCGGCGGAACCCGGGGCCGATCGCGGTACGGAATACCAGGCCGTGCACATCGCCGTGTCCAAGCAGAAGGGAACCAATGCGGTGCGGGTGGCCGAGGAGGTCATCGAGACGGTGGAGTCGATGCGGGGTGAAATCATCCCCGCCGAGATTCAGGTGCGGGTCACGCGCAATTACGGTGAAACGGCCAACCACAAGGTCAACGAGCTCATCAAACACCTGGTCATCGCCATTGTCACGGTGCTGGCGCTCATCCTGTTTGCCCTTGGCTGGCGGGAGGCCCTCATCGTTGCCGTCTCGATTCCCATCATCTATTCGCTGACCCTGCTGGTCAATTACTGGTTCGGCTACACCATCAACCGGGTGACCCTCTTTGCCCTGGTTTTGGCCCTCGGCCTGCTGGTCGACGATCCCATCGTCGATGTGGAGAATATCTACCGCCACTTCAAGATGAAGAAGGAGCCCCCCCGCGATGCGGTGCTGACTGCTGTGGATGAGGTCCGCCCGCCGGTCATTCTGGCCACCCTGGCCGTCATCGTCTCCTTTCTGCCCATGCTATTCATCACCGGCATGATGGGGCCGTATATGCGGCCCATGGCCGTGAACGTGCCCCTGACCATGGTGATGTCCCTGCTGGTGGCTTTTACGGTGACACCCTGGATGACCTACCATGTCCTCAAGGGGGAGTACGGCAAGCAGGAAAAAGAGTATGTGCTGGAAGAAAGCCGCATCTACCGGGTCTATCGCCGCCTCATGCTCCCCTTTCTGGAGTCCCGCGGTCGTGCCTGGCTGCTGGTGGGCCTGGTAGTGCTGCTCTTTCTGGGCTCGGTCGCCATGCCGGCCTTCAACCTGGTGCCGCTGAAGATGCTCCCCTTCGACAACAAGAACGAGTTTCAGCTGGTGGTCGATCTGCCGGAAGGGGCCACGCTGGAAGAGACGGATCGGGCGGTGCGCGCTTTGGAAGACTACCTGGTGACGGTCAACGAGGTCACCGATTTCCAGTCCTATGTCGGTACGGCCAGCGCCATGGACTTCAACGGCATGGTGCGGCACTACTACCTGCGCCAAGCGCCCAACCTGGCCGATATCCGCGTCAATCTGGCCCACAAGGAACGTAGGGCACAGCAGAGCCATGCCATCACGCTGCGGCTGCGGGACGATCTGACCCGTATCGCCGCCGCCCACGGAGCCCTGCTCAAGCTTGTCGAGGTGCCGCCGGGACCGCCGGTCATCAGCACCCTGGCGGCTGAGGTGTATGCGGAGCCGGGCCTGTCGTACGCTGAACAGATCGCTGCCGCCCGTCTGGTCAAGGAGCGCATGGCCACGGAGGATAAGGTCGTCGATGTGGACGATTCCGTCGAGGCTCCGCAACGGCGCTTTCAGTTCGTGCCTGACCGGACCCGTGCATCCCTGTCGGGGGTGAGCGACGCCCAGATCGCGCAGACGCTGGCCCTGGCGCTGGCCGGGGAAAAGGTCGGTGCAGTCCATCTGCCCAGTGAGCGGCACCCACTGCACATCATGCTGCGTCTCCCCCTGGACGAACGCTCCTCGCTGGCAGCCCTCGAAGGACTGCAGATTCGGACCCCCTCGGGGAAGATGGTGCGCCTGTCCGAACTCGGTCATTTTGAAGAGGAAGTACTGGAACCGACCATTTATCACAAAAACCTGGAGCGGGTCGTCTATGTCTTTGGCGAAATGGCCGGCAAGAGTCCGGTCAATGCGATCCTGAATCTTTCCTCGCATTTCAAGGAAAACCCCCTGCCCGAGGGGGCCAGGGTGGTCTGGGGCGGTGAGGGAGAATGGAAGATCACCGTGGATGCCTTCCGCGATCTGGGCATCGCCTTTGGCGCCGCCCTCATCCTCATTTTCATCCTGCTGCTGATTGAGACCGGTTCGTATGTGCTGCCGCTGATTATCATGGGCGCTATCCCCTTGACCATGATCGGTATCATGCCGGGCTTCTGGCTGCTGAACCTCATCATGGACCGCCCTGTCGGGGGCTACGACAACCCGGTCTTTTTCACGGCGACCGCCATGATCGGCATGATCGCCCTGGCCGGGATCGTGGTGCGTAACTCCATCATTCTCATCGACTTCATCCACCATGCCCTCAAGCGAGGCGTTTCCCTTAAAGAAGCGATCATCGAGAGCGGGGCCGTGCGGCTGCGCCCCATTCTGCTGACAGCCGGCGCCGCCCTGCTGGGAAACTGGATCATCACCCTCGATCCGATCTTCTCCGGGCTGGCCTGGTCGATCATCTTCGGGGTTTTTGCGTCGACCGCCTTTACCCTGGTGGTGATCCCGGTGGTGTACTGGCTGGTTTACGGGAAAAACGCCGAACAACATGAGAGGAGATACAGATCATGA
- a CDS encoding efflux RND transporter periplasmic adaptor subunit has protein sequence MKKLTTYCSAMTLLFLAACGGEIPPGQTEREATILKGLPFQAVTLSTSADSGALVATVESSDRALLTARTEGRLLHLAAKEGSLVKKGELLATIGDNMAGRKLQEAEGALGMAAARLELAEKTFDRYQKLSAKEAVTPQELDQVAADLRVARDGKAAAAAAVEAARIAAANTRIAAPYDGRVLRHLVEAGSTILPGTPLLELERLGAWRVRVEVPESYRGRFVPGTPVRVEIPSLSRQLDGTVTEVLPATDPQSRTFQVKATLGAAEGLTTGMFARVFVPGTERTSLFIPRSALLQRGQLAGVYVLEDRILHYRLVKTGRQFADRVEILSGLSAGERVLADNVGKASHGARVEEER, from the coding sequence GTGAAAAAACTGACGACCTATTGCAGCGCGATGACCCTTCTTTTTCTGGCGGCCTGCGGCGGGGAGATCCCTCCCGGGCAGACGGAGAGGGAAGCGACCATCCTGAAGGGCCTGCCCTTTCAGGCCGTGACGCTGTCGACTTCGGCAGATTCGGGGGCGCTGGTGGCGACCGTGGAGAGTTCGGATCGGGCGCTGCTGACCGCGCGTACCGAAGGGCGTCTTTTACACCTGGCCGCTAAAGAGGGGAGCCTGGTGAAAAAAGGCGAACTGCTGGCGACTATCGGTGACAATATGGCCGGCAGAAAACTGCAGGAGGCCGAAGGCGCTCTAGGGATGGCCGCGGCCCGATTGGAGCTGGCGGAAAAAACCTTCGATCGTTATCAGAAATTGTCTGCAAAAGAAGCGGTCACCCCGCAGGAGTTGGATCAGGTGGCCGCCGACCTGCGTGTCGCCCGGGACGGAAAAGCGGCGGCGGCTGCCGCGGTCGAAGCCGCCAGAATCGCCGCGGCCAACACCCGTATTGCGGCCCCCTATGACGGCCGGGTGTTGAGACACCTGGTCGAGGCAGGGAGCACGATTCTGCCCGGCACCCCTCTGCTCGAACTCGAACGCCTCGGCGCCTGGCGGGTCAGGGTCGAAGTGCCCGAATCCTATCGGGGCCGCTTTGTTCCCGGCACGCCGGTGCGGGTAGAAATCCCTTCCCTGTCCAGACAGCTGGATGGGACGGTGACCGAAGTGCTGCCGGCGACCGATCCACAGAGTCGCACCTTTCAGGTCAAAGCAACACTTGGCGCCGCAGAGGGACTGACCACGGGGATGTTCGCGCGGGTTTTTGTGCCGGGGACGGAACGCACGAGCCTGTTCATCCCCCGCTCGGCCTTGCTGCAACGGGGGCAGCTGGCCGGAGTCTATGTGCTGGAAGACCGCATTTTGCACTACCGTCTGGTTAAAACCGGCCGTCAGTTCGCGGATAGAGTGGAGATTCTCTCCGGCCTATCCGCCGGCGAACGTGTCCTGGCCGATAATGTGGGTAAAGCCAGCCACGGGGCCAGGGTGGAGGAGGAGCGATGA
- a CDS encoding TolC family protein, whose amino-acid sequence MPIVISLFLLLWPATLWAEALDFPTALQEAIEKRPFAEAARKDAEAAAGAAGEARSRYLPRLTFSERFTWTNEPGSSLFISLNQEDLIIREADYYNNPDDRRDFETRLDLNQVLYDSDVSYGYRRAQKGAAAANEQARWAEEEAGFALFRAYLGLQQAMGAQDWAASARRQAEEVHRLAQARQAEGLGLKADTLQAAVFLADARRRERSAANDVAQAQQALALALGRDGREVSLGRPLQPEDFDAPASVGAPERSDLKALSLREEEARLAVKQSRAAYLPRVGLGASYVFHDGSTPLGTEAESWMLHAGLTWELFDGFRRSQGRSRAEATREAIQWRREEAIRQAIQQRDEAGRRIEEARLNLETARQSEKQGTESLRLLQERYAVGLTDMADLLAAQTAVERTRLETIRAEAQLIFSLASRHFQQGTFLQTFLPSEEMNP is encoded by the coding sequence ATGCCCATCGTGATATCCCTGTTTCTGTTGTTGTGGCCCGCCACCCTCTGGGCGGAAGCTCTCGATTTTCCCACGGCCCTGCAGGAGGCCATCGAGAAACGGCCTTTCGCCGAGGCGGCCCGCAAGGACGCCGAAGCCGCGGCAGGAGCGGCAGGCGAGGCGCGCAGCCGTTATCTTCCGCGGCTGACTTTTTCCGAACGGTTCACCTGGACCAATGAACCGGGCAGCAGCCTCTTTATCAGCCTGAACCAGGAGGATCTCATTATTCGGGAGGCCGACTACTACAATAACCCTGACGACCGTCGGGATTTTGAAACACGGCTTGACCTGAATCAGGTGCTCTATGACTCGGACGTCTCCTATGGCTATCGGCGGGCCCAAAAGGGGGCCGCTGCCGCCAATGAGCAGGCGCGCTGGGCCGAAGAGGAGGCGGGGTTTGCCCTCTTCCGCGCCTATTTGGGTCTGCAGCAGGCCATGGGGGCGCAGGACTGGGCCGCCAGCGCGCGCCGTCAGGCCGAAGAGGTGCACCGTTTGGCGCAGGCGCGTCAAGCAGAAGGGCTCGGGTTGAAGGCCGATACTTTGCAGGCGGCGGTCTTTCTGGCGGACGCGCGGCGTCGGGAGCGAAGTGCCGCCAACGATGTCGCCCAGGCGCAACAGGCCCTGGCTCTGGCCCTGGGACGGGATGGCCGCGAGGTCAGCCTGGGCCGTCCCCTGCAGCCGGAAGATTTCGACGCTCCCGCCTCGGTGGGGGCGCCGGAGCGGAGTGATCTCAAGGCCTTGTCTCTGCGCGAAGAAGAAGCCAGGCTGGCGGTGAAGCAAAGCCGGGCCGCCTATCTCCCCAGGGTAGGGCTTGGCGCCTCCTATGTCTTCCACGACGGTTCGACTCCCTTGGGGACGGAGGCGGAAAGCTGGATGCTACACGCCGGCCTGACCTGGGAGCTTTTTGACGGTTTCCGACGCTCCCAGGGACGGAGTCGGGCCGAAGCCACCCGTGAAGCCATCCAGTGGCGGCGCGAGGAGGCGATCCGGCAGGCGATTCAGCAGAGGGACGAAGCCGGGCGCCGCATTGAGGAAGCCCGCCTCAACCTGGAGACAGCTCGCCAAAGTGAGAAACAGGGCACCGAGAGTCTGAGGCTTCTGCAAGAGCGTTACGCGGTCGGGCTGACGGACATGGCCGACCTACTGGCGGCCCAGACGGCGGTCGAACGAACCCGCCTGGAGACCATCAGGGCCGAGGCCCAGCTCATTTTTTCCCTGGCCAGCCGCCATTTTCAGCAAGGCACCTTTTTGCAAACCTTTCTGCCTTCCGAGGAGATGAATCCGTGA
- a CDS encoding TRAP transporter substrate-binding protein encodes MKDHVRLILPLVLLFLCLTGTLAAASQQELLDQWKPKFDPSGAKYTYILSNVDHPAIEGIAVGYHIRDRLWERSNGQIYVDFRPFAQMGGEKDVISKLKMGAVQGMLCSSVAAVNVAGTLGIVNLPFVIDSFDKLERFRNEPELFGPFSQSAEAQGVKVVDFTGYGTYGWATTTPVRTLADAKNTNFRVAQAPVNADSYKAWGLKFTVMPWPDVPQALQTGVITGLDHTPIVCNITHKFDVAKYFTRLDYAQGLYIHLMNKKWFETLPVDLQTIMLEVIAEESAKARALTMKQQDEQIDAAKEQGVEFITLSQADRQQLIEQSEPVYQKWGEKIGVDYLKKVRETLAQ; translated from the coding sequence ATGAAAGACCATGTGCGACTGATCCTGCCTCTTGTTCTGCTCTTTCTCTGCCTGACCGGCACCCTGGCCGCCGCCAGTCAGCAGGAACTGCTGGACCAGTGGAAGCCGAAGTTCGATCCCAGCGGAGCCAAATACACCTATATCCTTTCCAACGTGGACCATCCGGCCATCGAGGGCATTGCCGTCGGCTATCACATTCGGGATCGCCTCTGGGAACGCAGCAACGGCCAGATCTATGTGGACTTTCGCCCCTTCGCCCAAATGGGCGGTGAGAAGGATGTCATCAGCAAGCTGAAAATGGGGGCCGTGCAAGGGATGCTCTGTTCCTCGGTGGCCGCTGTCAATGTGGCGGGAACGCTCGGCATCGTGAATCTGCCCTTTGTCATCGACAGCTTCGACAAACTGGAACGCTTCCGCAACGAGCCCGAACTCTTCGGCCCCTTCAGCCAGAGCGCCGAGGCCCAGGGGGTCAAGGTGGTTGATTTCACCGGCTACGGCACCTACGGTTGGGCTACCACCACTCCGGTCCGCACGCTGGCCGATGCCAAAAACACCAATTTTCGGGTGGCCCAGGCCCCGGTCAACGCTGACAGCTACAAGGCCTGGGGCCTCAAGTTTACCGTCATGCCCTGGCCCGATGTGCCGCAGGCTCTGCAGACGGGCGTCATTACCGGCCTTGACCACACCCCCATCGTCTGCAATATTACTCACAAGTTCGATGTGGCCAAATACTTTACGCGTCTCGACTATGCCCAGGGTCTGTACATCCACCTCATGAACAAGAAGTGGTTCGAAACCCTCCCCGTCGACCTGCAAACGATCATGCTGGAAGTCATTGCCGAAGAGAGCGCCAAGGCCCGTGCGCTGACCATGAAACAGCAGGATGAGCAGATTGACGCCGCCAAGGAGCAGGGCGTCGAATTTATTACCCTGTCTCAAGCCGACCGCCAGCAGCTCATTGAACAGAGCGAACCCGTTTACCAGAAATGGGGCGAAAAGATCGGTGTCGATTATCTGAAAAAAGTGCGCGAGACGCTGGCTCAATAG
- a CDS encoding TRAP transporter substrate-binding protein yields MKKSISILLTLVVLAWGGAALAADPNDPLAAWKPAFDPKGAEFTYILSNVSHPAIEGVGVGYRIRDKVWERSGGRLYVDFRPLSQLGGEKDVISKLKMGAIQGMLSSSVAAANVADKLGIVNLPYVVDSFDKLDRFRQSEELFGEFKQSALNSGIMVVDITGYGTYGWATTTPVRNLEDAKKVNFRIAQAPVNTDIYKSWGLKFTVMPWPDVPQALQTGVINGLDHTPIVCNITKKFDVAKYFTQVDYAQGLFVHLMNKRWFDKLPKDLQTVLIDVIEEESAASRDRTRIQHDEQVADAKAKGVEFYALSADDRARLIEMAAPVYQSWGAKIGPDYLQKVRSTLGP; encoded by the coding sequence ATGAAAAAGTCCATTTCGATCTTATTGACCCTCGTCGTCCTGGCCTGGGGGGGAGCTGCCCTGGCCGCAGACCCCAATGATCCCCTGGCCGCCTGGAAGCCCGCCTTTGATCCGAAAGGGGCCGAGTTCACCTATATCCTCTCCAACGTGTCGCACCCCGCCATCGAAGGCGTCGGGGTTGGCTACCGCATTCGCGACAAGGTCTGGGAGCGCAGCGGCGGCCGTCTTTATGTGGACTTTCGCCCCCTCTCCCAGCTCGGCGGCGAGAAAGATGTCATCAGCAAACTGAAAATGGGCGCTATCCAGGGGATGCTCTCCTCATCCGTGGCCGCCGCCAACGTTGCCGACAAACTCGGCATCGTCAACCTGCCCTACGTCGTCGACAGCTTTGACAAGCTCGATCGGTTCCGTCAGTCCGAAGAACTCTTCGGCGAGTTCAAGCAGAGCGCCCTGAACAGCGGCATCATGGTCGTCGACATTACCGGCTACGGCACCTACGGTTGGGCCACCACCACCCCCGTGCGCAATCTGGAAGACGCCAAAAAGGTCAATTTCCGCATTGCCCAGGCGCCGGTGAATACCGATATCTATAAGAGCTGGGGGCTCAAATTTACCGTCATGCCCTGGCCTGACGTTCCCCAGGCCCTGCAGACCGGCGTCATCAATGGCCTGGACCACACGCCGATTGTGTGCAACATCACCAAAAAGTTCGACGTAGCCAAATACTTTACCCAGGTTGACTACGCCCAGGGACTTTTCGTGCACCTGATGAACAAGCGCTGGTTTGACAAGCTGCCGAAAGACCTGCAGACCGTTCTCATCGACGTCATTGAGGAGGAGAGCGCCGCCTCGCGCGACCGCACCAGAATCCAGCATGACGAGCAGGTGGCCGACGCCAAGGCCAAGGGCGTTGAGTTTTACGCCCTATCGGCCGACGACCGGGCCCGCCTGATCGAAATGGCTGCGCCCGTCTATCAGTCCTGGGGTGCGAAAATCGGCCCTGACTACCTGCAGAAAGTGCGCTCCACCCTCGGTCCCTGA
- a CDS encoding TRAP transporter small permease, which produces MIKKTFRVIDRTFAFVEDWSLFLTVAIALTAAMANVILRKTTSINLYWSDEVVRKVIFFSTYVGCSAAIRRRSLIRIDALPQLMPVLRKPLTLFSHLMVLLFGAIMMWLGYQLTRQVYLDEYARTATLQIPEWYFYAVLPVIGFMMFVRTLVVMVEDWRGPLKD; this is translated from the coding sequence ATGATCAAAAAAACCTTCCGGGTCATCGATCGGACCTTCGCTTTCGTGGAAGACTGGTCCCTTTTTCTGACGGTGGCAATCGCCCTGACCGCTGCCATGGCCAACGTCATCCTGCGCAAGACCACCAGCATCAACCTCTACTGGTCCGACGAGGTGGTACGCAAGGTTATTTTCTTTTCCACCTATGTCGGCTGCAGTGCCGCCATTCGTCGACGGTCCCTCATCCGCATCGATGCGCTGCCTCAGCTCATGCCTGTGCTGCGCAAGCCCCTGACCCTGTTCAGTCACCTGATGGTTCTGCTCTTCGGCGCCATTATGATGTGGCTTGGCTATCAGCTCACCAGGCAGGTCTATCTGGATGAATACGCCCGCACGGCGACTCTCCAGATTCCCGAGTGGTACTTTTATGCCGTCCTGCCCGTTATCGGTTTCATGATGTTTGTGCGGACGCTTGTCGTCATGGTCGAGGACTGGCGCGGCCCCCTCAAAGACTAG
- a CDS encoding TRAP transporter large permease, whose amino-acid sequence MEANHLLILAILIGALATTVPVFMALFFTGLVGLTFLVGIDPQIVVEVLYRSMDKFALIVVLFFVLCGNIMTTGSIVQKLIKTANVVVGFLPGGLAMAGILACGFFGAISGSTVATVVAIGGFMIPALVQNGYDEKFSVGVMTTAPILGVIIPPSIAMILYAMVTNDSVEALFLTGFIPGLLIMAAMSLYAYIFCKNKGLATQPKPSFRDLVAVLKESIWALLLPVLIFGGIYSGLFTANEAAVVACFYAFFVEIAIHRDMKIRDVKKVVVSSAVTSATLLIIVAGASVFGEYLTFEQIPDRIANAVVANIESPLVFLLAVNILLLVIGMFMDIISATLILTPIFLPLLAKFGVDSLHFGLLMTINLGIGYCTPPLGVSLYISGAVVDRGLLYVSRAVMPFLLIQIALLLVFTYWPDLVLLLPRLIYGYGS is encoded by the coding sequence ATGGAAGCCAATCACCTGCTCATCCTCGCTATTCTCATCGGCGCTCTGGCCACGACAGTCCCCGTCTTTATGGCGCTCTTTTTCACCGGACTCGTCGGGCTGACCTTTCTGGTCGGCATTGACCCGCAGATCGTGGTCGAGGTGCTCTACCGCAGCATGGACAAGTTCGCGCTCATTGTGGTGCTCTTTTTTGTCCTGTGCGGCAATATCATGACCACCGGCAGCATCGTGCAGAAGCTCATCAAAACCGCCAACGTGGTGGTCGGCTTCCTGCCCGGCGGTCTGGCCATGGCCGGTATTCTCGCCTGCGGCTTTTTCGGCGCCATCTCCGGTTCCACCGTGGCCACGGTGGTCGCCATCGGCGGTTTCATGATTCCTGCCCTTGTCCAGAACGGCTATGACGAGAAGTTCAGTGTCGGCGTCATGACCACCGCCCCCATCCTGGGCGTCATCATCCCGCCTTCCATCGCCATGATCCTCTACGCCATGGTCACTAACGACTCGGTGGAAGCGCTCTTTCTCACCGGGTTTATTCCGGGCCTGCTCATCATGGCCGCCATGTCCCTCTACGCCTATATTTTCTGCAAAAATAAGGGACTGGCCACTCAGCCTAAGCCGAGCTTCCGTGACCTCGTGGCGGTACTCAAAGAAAGCATCTGGGCTCTGCTGCTGCCCGTGCTGATTTTTGGCGGCATCTACTCGGGCCTGTTCACGGCCAACGAAGCGGCCGTCGTCGCCTGCTTCTACGCCTTTTTTGTGGAGATCGCTATCCACCGGGACATGAAGATCCGCGACGTCAAGAAGGTCGTGGTCTCCTCGGCGGTCACCTCGGCAACCCTGCTCATTATTGTCGCCGGCGCTTCGGTCTTCGGCGAGTACTTGACCTTCGAACAGATTCCCGACCGCATCGCCAACGCCGTTGTCGCCAATATCGAGTCCCCTCTGGTCTTTCTGCTGGCCGTCAACATTCTGCTGCTGGTGATCGGCATGTTCATGGACATCATCTCGGCGACCCTGATCCTGACCCCGATCTTTCTTCCCCTGCTGGCTAAATTTGGCGTCGACAGCCTCCACTTCGGTCTGCTCATGACCATCAACCTAGGTATCGGCTACTGTACTCCCCCGCTGGGAGTCAGTCTGTACATATCCGGTGCCGTGGTGGACCGGGGCCTGCTCTACGTCAGCCGTGCCGTCATGCCTTTTCTGCTCATCCAGATCGCGCTGCTGCTCGTGTTCACCTATTGGCCCGACCTCGTCCTGCTGCTGCCGCGACTGATCTACGGTTACGGCAGCTGA
- a CDS encoding universal stress protein — MEPRILVPIDGSATSEKTMQAILADRDRFPLPLVLLHVLDVDKFAYRMIPDFQVEMIRENARRAGEQLLQKQLPRFLEAGFQAETRLEMGSPREVVTRLANEENIALVVLGRRRQGEVRDILFGSVANYVLHHVRCPVLLF; from the coding sequence ATGGAGCCCAGAATTCTCGTTCCCATAGACGGTTCAGCCACCTCCGAAAAGACCATGCAGGCGATTCTGGCCGACAGGGACCGTTTCCCGCTGCCCCTGGTGCTGCTGCATGTTCTGGATGTCGACAAGTTCGCCTATCGGATGATTCCCGACTTTCAGGTCGAAATGATCCGCGAAAACGCCCGCAGAGCCGGTGAGCAGCTCCTGCAGAAACAGCTCCCGCGCTTCCTTGAAGCCGGGTTCCAGGCCGAAACCCGTTTGGAAATGGGTTCGCCGAGGGAAGTGGTCACGCGCCTCGCCAACGAGGAAAACATTGCCCTGGTCGTCCTGGGACGGCGGCGGCAGGGCGAAGTTCGGGACATTCTGTTCGGCTCGGTCGCCAACTACGTTCTGCACCATGTACGCTGCCCGGTGCTGCTCTTCTGA